The Streptococcus sp. 29896 genome includes a region encoding these proteins:
- the yfmH gene encoding EF-P 5-aminopentanol modification-associated protein YfmH, with the protein MKTKQITLSFTQEKISSFELDNGLTVWLLPKKGIQESYGILTCQFGSVDKLVKENGKVIPKGMAHFLEHSLFDMPDKRDMVKEFALLSSQVNAFTSQTQTSYFYSTTGETKESLALLLQLVLTPGFTQETVERELAVIEQEIEMYLDDPDHRLHLGIVASLFPESPLAVDIAGTVDSIQEIDLQSLQEVYSYFYQPNKMNLVCIGDMDVNDIEAFLRTFEMPAQSYLANGCQLHHFETKDPVAHSHMELDVATPKLAFGMRSLAQQSIQELPTYRLGLRLFLALLIGWTSERYQDWYREGKIDSSFQFYVDVHPSYHYLVISGDTAEPISLASAIRKTLFSFEKSADFSQEHLELIKREWLGQFLQSVNSVEFIGTYLSEQSPFSVDSIDFPRILAEIDLEMVRKIGRVFLKEASHADFTIFPKS; encoded by the coding sequence ATGAAAACCAAACAAATTACTCTATCCTTTACACAGGAGAAAATAAGTAGTTTCGAACTTGACAACGGATTGACAGTATGGTTATTGCCTAAAAAGGGAATACAGGAATCCTATGGGATTCTAACCTGTCAGTTTGGTTCGGTTGACAAACTTGTCAAGGAAAATGGAAAAGTTATTCCTAAAGGGATGGCTCATTTTTTGGAGCATAGTCTGTTTGACATGCCAGATAAGAGAGACATGGTGAAGGAGTTTGCCCTACTCAGTAGCCAGGTGAATGCCTTTACCAGTCAGACACAGACCAGCTATTTTTATTCTACAACGGGTGAAACCAAGGAATCTCTTGCCCTTTTATTGCAACTGGTATTGACACCAGGTTTTACACAAGAGACAGTTGAAAGGGAGCTGGCAGTCATCGAGCAGGAAATTGAGATGTATCTGGATGATCCTGATCATCGATTGCATCTTGGTATCGTAGCAAGCCTGTTTCCTGAAAGTCCTTTAGCAGTTGATATTGCGGGAACCGTTGACTCCATTCAAGAAATCGATCTGCAATCTTTACAAGAAGTTTACAGTTATTTTTACCAGCCTAACAAGATGAATTTGGTTTGCATCGGAGATATGGATGTCAATGATATTGAAGCATTTTTAAGAACTTTTGAGATGCCTGCTCAGTCTTACCTAGCCAATGGTTGTCAACTTCATCATTTTGAAACAAAAGACCCAGTCGCGCATAGTCATATGGAGTTGGATGTGGCGACACCGAAGTTGGCTTTTGGTATGCGAAGTTTGGCACAACAGTCTATTCAAGAGTTACCGACCTATCGACTGGGCCTGCGTCTCTTTTTGGCTCTTCTTATTGGGTGGACGTCGGAGCGCTACCAAGATTGGTACCGTGAGGGGAAAATCGATTCTTCTTTTCAATTCTATGTTGATGTCCATCCTTCTTATCACTATTTGGTAATCAGTGGGGATACGGCGGAGCCAATTTCTCTGGCTTCTGCGATTCGTAAAACTTTGTTTTCTTTTGAAAAAAGTGCGGATTTCAGCCAAGAGCATCTAGAATTAATCAAGAGAGAGTGGTTGGGACAATTTTTGCAGTCGGTGAACTCGGTTGAATTTATCGGAACCTATCTGTCTGAACAGTCCCCTTTTTCAGTGGATTCCATTGATTTTCCAAGGATTTTAGCAGAAATTGATTTGGAAATGGTCAGGAAAATTGGTCGGGTCTTTCTTAAAGAGGCTAGCCATGCAGATTTCACGATTTTTCCAAAAAGTTAG
- the yaaA gene encoding S4 domain-containing protein YaaA has translation MEYKLFDDYITLQSLLKTTGLLHSGGAIKSFLAENQVLVNGQEENRRGKKLRVGDLVELPEQAKTITLAAPSPEEIQEHENDLAEKARVAAIVKEMNKQNKLQKQTKIGKKQARAPRQTKHTSEQTDRRPVRFPGT, from the coding sequence ATGGAATACAAACTTTTTGATGACTACATCACCCTACAATCTTTATTAAAAACAACAGGATTGTTGCACTCTGGAGGAGCTATCAAATCCTTCTTAGCTGAAAACCAAGTCTTGGTCAATGGCCAGGAAGAAAACCGTCGTGGCAAAAAATTAAGAGTCGGAGACCTTGTAGAACTACCAGAACAGGCTAAAACAATCACCTTGGCGGCTCCAAGTCCAGAAGAAATCCAAGAACATGAGAATGATCTTGCTGAAAAAGCGCGCGTAGCAGCGATTGTGAAGGAAATGAACAAGCAAAACAAATTGCAAAAGCAGACAAAGATTGGAAAAAAACAAGCAAGGGCTCCAAGGCAAACTAAACATACCTCAGAACAAACTGACAGAAGACCTGTCCGCTTCCCAGGTACCTAA
- a CDS encoding energy-coupling factor ABC transporter ATP-binding protein, whose protein sequence is MTEIIQVKDLSYKYEEDAPFWTLDKVSFHVKQGEWLSIIGHNGSGKSTTVRLIDGLLEANQGEIYISGDLLTPDNVWEKRRQIGMVFQNPDNQFVGATVEDDVAFGLENQGIPLEEMRERVQEALELVGMSEFKTKEPARLSGGQKQRVAIAGVVALRPAIMILDEATSMLDPEGRLELIKVVQRIKEKYKITVLSITHDLDEVALSDRVIVMKKGQIESISSPGQLFLRSDLNQLGLEAPFTVQLAEKMRQAGLALPSGYFTEEELEEEVWELISKM, encoded by the coding sequence ATGACAGAAATAATTCAAGTAAAAGATTTATCCTACAAATATGAAGAAGATGCTCCATTTTGGACATTGGATAAGGTCTCGTTTCACGTGAAACAAGGGGAATGGTTGTCGATTATTGGGCATAACGGATCAGGGAAATCAACGACGGTACGCTTGATTGATGGACTTTTGGAAGCCAATCAGGGTGAAATCTATATTTCAGGCGATTTATTGACCCCAGACAATGTTTGGGAAAAGCGTCGGCAGATTGGAATGGTCTTTCAAAATCCTGACAACCAATTTGTAGGGGCAACTGTTGAAGATGATGTTGCTTTTGGTTTGGAAAACCAAGGTATTCCCCTCGAAGAAATGCGTGAAAGAGTTCAAGAAGCCCTGGAATTGGTTGGGATGTCTGAATTTAAAACCAAGGAACCTGCTAGGCTATCCGGTGGTCAAAAACAACGGGTCGCCATTGCTGGAGTTGTTGCCTTGCGTCCAGCTATTATGATTTTGGATGAAGCAACCAGCATGCTGGATCCGGAAGGTCGCCTAGAGTTGATAAAGGTTGTTCAAAGAATTAAAGAAAAGTACAAGATTACGGTACTGTCCATCACGCATGATCTAGATGAGGTTGCCTTGAGTGACCGGGTTATTGTGATGAAAAAAGGGCAAATTGAGTCCATCAGTAGCCCCGGTCAACTATTTTTACGATCTGACCTGAATCAACTTGGATTGGAAGCACCTTTCACAGTCCAGTTAGCAGAAAAAATGCGGCAGGCAGGCCTTGCCCTACCATCAGGCTATTTTACGGAAGAAGAATTGGAAGAAGAAGTATGGGAATTAATCTCCAAGATGTAA
- the yfmF gene encoding EF-P 5-aminopentanol modification-associated protein YfmF has protein sequence MKIQEGVYLHFIESKQFTTNTIKVRFTAPLQSSSIADRVLVANMLEQANQDFPNPLQLRRQLAKLYGSQLQTQVSKMGNNHLVDLNLTYVQSDFLPDKCDVTEELLELLRASLFRPLKKRKEFDSHLFEIEKKNLLSFLLSEEEDSFYLADRGIRDLFYTEEEIKLPSYATPDLVAVTSSQSTYQAYRNMLRSDRIDFFFTGQFDRQRMIDFVEAMDFGYRNPKLSPTFRQERSVIIKERVERKEVNQSILELAYPLQVVYRDDQYPALLVFNGLFGGMSHSKLFMDIREKKGLAYSIDSSLSIFTGLLKVTAGIDRSNRLPVMKAVHQSLLAIKKGKIGEEELSMTKKLLIAAAKLGRDSQDHEMELLYRKELFQLESIDLKDWIASIEAVTIEDIVNLAQPIRLQAIYFLEGVDS, from the coding sequence ATGAAAATTCAAGAAGGTGTTTATCTTCATTTTATCGAAAGTAAACAGTTTACAACTAATACAATCAAGGTTCGCTTTACAGCACCTTTACAGTCTTCTAGTATTGCGGATAGGGTATTAGTAGCCAATATGTTGGAACAGGCTAACCAAGATTTTCCAAATCCCTTGCAACTAAGAAGGCAGTTGGCGAAATTATACGGAAGTCAGCTTCAAACTCAGGTCTCTAAGATGGGAAATAACCATCTCGTTGATCTCAATTTGACCTATGTTCAGTCAGACTTTTTACCAGACAAATGTGATGTCACAGAGGAACTATTGGAGCTGCTTCGTGCCAGTCTTTTTAGACCCTTGAAGAAGAGGAAGGAATTTGATTCTCATCTCTTTGAGATTGAAAAGAAGAACCTCTTATCTTTTCTATTGTCGGAAGAGGAAGATAGTTTTTATCTGGCTGATCGAGGGATTCGAGATCTTTTTTATACAGAGGAAGAAATCAAATTACCGTCTTACGCAACTCCTGACTTGGTAGCAGTGACCAGTTCCCAGTCGACTTATCAGGCCTATCGCAATATGCTTCGATCCGATCGCATTGACTTTTTCTTTACAGGTCAGTTTGATCGTCAACGTATGATTGATTTTGTGGAAGCGATGGATTTTGGCTACCGAAATCCAAAACTTTCCCCGACCTTTAGACAAGAACGATCTGTTATTATTAAGGAGCGGGTGGAACGTAAGGAAGTCAATCAATCAATTTTAGAATTGGCTTACCCTTTACAGGTGGTTTACAGAGATGACCAGTACCCGGCCCTACTTGTTTTCAATGGTTTGTTTGGTGGCATGTCTCATAGTAAGCTATTTATGGATATTCGTGAGAAAAAAGGGCTAGCTTATAGCATTGACAGTTCTCTGTCAATCTTTACAGGTTTATTGAAAGTTACAGCAGGAATCGATCGTTCCAATCGTTTACCCGTGATGAAGGCAGTCCACCAATCTTTACTGGCCATTAAAAAGGGGAAGATTGGGGAAGAAGAGCTTAGTATGACGAAAAAATTATTGATTGCAGCAGCCAAGCTTGGTCGTGATAGTCAAGATCATGAAATGGAACTCTTGTATCGAAAGGAACTCTTTCAGCTGGAATCGATTGATTTGAAGGACTGGATTGCTTCCATAGAGGCTGTGACGATTGAGGATATTGTCAACTTGGCGCAACCAATTCGTTTACAGGCCATTTACTTTTTAGAAGGGGTAGATTCATGA
- a CDS encoding helix-turn-helix domain-containing protein, with translation MRQKSIGEVLRSARESRDWSLAEVQRMTKIHSNYLQALEYNDFDYLPDEETTISVLRSYADVLDLDADVLVDAFEHQSLVQYFEAGEEVDIEHKWRRRQKTKRKGKSFLPLVYLLLSALMILIFVTYVVYQRYQMQLLVNQQTSSSYVVSSSSSSTASSSPSNSSSSTSATSSSTTTSSTTSLTSSGGGQVLYVTVPHQETAVTVTLSVTDATSWVSLSNSDIAGGVTLSPENPKVEATIYQGSTAAELILGVVDGVEVTIAGQKVDTSSLNDTAASLVLTLE, from the coding sequence ATGAGGCAAAAAAGTATCGGTGAAGTATTGCGTTCTGCTCGGGAAAGTCGTGACTGGTCTTTGGCGGAAGTTCAACGAATGACAAAAATTCACTCCAATTATTTGCAGGCTTTAGAATACAATGATTTTGATTATCTGCCGGACGAAGAGACGACGATTTCTGTCTTGCGCTCTTATGCAGATGTTTTGGACTTGGATGCAGATGTCTTGGTAGATGCTTTTGAACACCAAAGTCTTGTCCAGTATTTCGAGGCTGGTGAAGAAGTGGATATTGAACACAAATGGCGGAGACGTCAGAAAACTAAGCGAAAAGGCAAGTCCTTTTTACCGCTGGTTTATCTGCTTTTGTCTGCTTTGATGATTTTGATTTTTGTGACTTATGTCGTCTATCAACGTTATCAGATGCAATTGTTGGTGAATCAACAGACTTCCTCTTCATATGTGGTGTCATCTTCAAGCTCCTCAACAGCATCAAGTTCTCCTTCGAACAGTTCCAGTTCAACCAGTGCGACATCTAGTTCGACTACAACTAGTTCAACGACAAGTTTGACCAGTTCTGGAGGTGGCCAAGTCCTCTATGTGACAGTACCTCATCAAGAAACAGCGGTAACAGTCACACTATCCGTTACAGATGCAACTAGCTGGGTTAGTCTTTCCAATTCAGATATCGCTGGTGGGGTGACGTTGAGTCCAGAGAATCCCAAGGTAGAAGCAACTATTTACCAAGGAAGCACAGCAGCAGAACTTATTTTAGGTGTTGTGGACGGTGTTGAGGTGACAATTGCAGGTCAGAAGGTTGACACCTCCTCATTGAATGACACAGCTGCTAGTCTGGTTTTGACCCTAGAATAA
- the guaB gene encoding IMP dehydrogenase: MSNWDTKFLKKGFTFDDVLLIPAESHVLPHDIDLKTQLAPNLTLNLPIISAAMDTVTDSKMAIAMARAGGLGVIHKNMSIAEQADEVRKVKRSENGVIIDPFFLTPEHTIAEAEKLMATYRISGVPIVETLENRKLVGIITNRDMRFISDYSQPISTNMTSDELVTAPVGTDLATAEAILHKHRIEKLPLVDENGRLSGLITIKDIEKVIEFPNAAKDEFGRLLVAGAVGVTSDTFERAEALFEAGADAIVIDTAHGHSAGVLRKIKEIRDHFPTRTLIAGNIATAEGARALYEAGVDVVKVGIGPGSICTTRVIAGVGVPQVTAIYDAAGVAREYGKTIIADGGIKYSGDIVKALAAGGHAVMLGSMFAGTDEAPGETEIFQGRKFKTYRGMGSIAAMKQGSKDRYFQASVNEANKLVPEGIEGRVAYKGSVADMIFQMVGGLRSGMGYVGAGNLAELHENAQFIEMSGAGLKESHPHDVQITNEAPNYSVQ; this comes from the coding sequence ATGTCAAACTGGGACACTAAATTTTTGAAAAAAGGCTTTACTTTCGACGATGTATTACTTATTCCGGCTGAAAGTCATGTATTACCACATGATATTGATTTAAAAACACAATTAGCACCAAATTTGACCCTTAATCTTCCGATTATTTCTGCTGCCATGGATACAGTAACAGATAGCAAAATGGCTATCGCTATGGCGCGTGCAGGTGGTTTGGGCGTCATCCATAAGAATATGTCTATCGCAGAGCAGGCAGATGAGGTGCGTAAGGTAAAACGTTCTGAAAATGGAGTTATTATCGATCCATTCTTCTTAACACCAGAACACACCATTGCTGAAGCTGAGAAATTGATGGCTACTTATCGTATTTCCGGTGTGCCAATCGTTGAAACATTGGAAAATCGTAAATTGGTTGGTATTATCACCAACCGCGATATGCGTTTCATTTCAGATTACTCACAGCCAATTTCGACCAACATGACAAGTGATGAATTGGTAACAGCGCCAGTTGGAACAGATCTTGCGACTGCGGAAGCTATTCTTCACAAGCATCGTATTGAAAAATTGCCATTGGTTGATGAAAATGGTCGTTTGTCAGGCTTGATTACTATCAAAGATATTGAGAAAGTGATTGAGTTCCCAAATGCTGCGAAGGATGAATTTGGTCGTCTCTTGGTTGCGGGTGCTGTTGGTGTCACATCTGATACTTTTGAACGTGCAGAAGCCCTTTTTGAAGCAGGTGCAGACGCGATTGTCATTGATACAGCTCATGGTCACTCAGCAGGTGTTCTTCGTAAGATCAAAGAAATCCGTGATCACTTCCCAACTCGTACCTTGATTGCCGGCAACATTGCCACAGCTGAAGGAGCTCGTGCTCTTTATGAAGCTGGTGTTGATGTTGTCAAGGTCGGTATTGGGCCAGGTTCAATCTGTACAACACGTGTCATCGCAGGTGTCGGTGTACCACAAGTGACAGCTATCTACGATGCAGCTGGTGTTGCGCGTGAATATGGAAAAACCATTATCGCTGACGGTGGTATCAAGTATTCGGGAGATATTGTCAAGGCACTTGCTGCGGGTGGTCATGCCGTTATGCTTGGTTCTATGTTTGCAGGAACGGATGAAGCACCAGGTGAGACAGAAATCTTCCAAGGTCGTAAGTTCAAGACCTATCGTGGCATGGGCTCTATCGCTGCTATGAAACAAGGTTCAAAAGACCGTTACTTCCAAGCATCTGTCAATGAAGCCAACAAGCTTGTTCCAGAAGGAATTGAAGGACGTGTAGCCTATAAAGGCTCTGTTGCAGATATGATTTTCCAAATGGTTGGTGGACTTCGCTCAGGTATGGGCTATGTAGGTGCTGGTAACTTGGCTGAATTGCATGAAAATGCACAATTCATCGAAATGTCAGGTGCTGGTTTGAAAGAAAGCCATCCACACGACGTTCAAATTACAAACGAAGCTCCAAACTATTCAGTTCAGTAA
- a CDS encoding energy-coupling factor transporter ATPase: MGINLQDVSYIYQAGTPFEGRALFGVDLEIKEGSYTALIGHTGSGKSTILQLLNGLHVPTSGSVLVDGVEILAGSKTKDIKHIRKKVGLVFQFPESQVFDETVLKDVAFGPQNFGISEEEAQAIAAEKLALVGIGKELFERSPFELSGGQMRRVAIAGILAMEPDYLVLDEPTAGLDPLGRRELMAIFKQLHQEGMTIILVTHVMDDVADFADYVYVMDKGKLVVSGQPKEVFQQVEFLESIKLGVPKITKFAANLERRGFVFEQLPITIDEFREVVSGG; encoded by the coding sequence ATGGGAATTAATCTCCAAGATGTAAGCTATATCTACCAGGCAGGGACGCCTTTTGAAGGTCGTGCCCTATTTGGTGTGGATTTGGAAATTAAAGAGGGTTCCTATACTGCCTTGATTGGGCACACAGGATCAGGAAAATCCACAATTCTACAGCTATTAAATGGCTTGCATGTGCCAACAAGTGGTAGTGTATTGGTAGATGGTGTGGAAATCCTTGCTGGATCAAAAACCAAGGATATTAAGCATATTCGGAAAAAGGTTGGTTTGGTTTTTCAATTTCCAGAAAGTCAAGTCTTTGATGAAACAGTTTTGAAGGATGTAGCATTTGGACCACAGAATTTTGGTATTTCTGAAGAAGAAGCTCAGGCTATTGCAGCAGAAAAACTGGCTTTGGTTGGTATTGGGAAAGAACTGTTTGAGAGAAGTCCCTTTGAATTGTCAGGCGGGCAGATGCGTCGGGTCGCGATTGCAGGAATTTTGGCTATGGAACCGGACTATTTGGTCTTGGACGAACCAACAGCTGGTCTAGATCCCTTGGGAAGACGTGAGTTGATGGCGATTTTCAAACAATTGCATCAAGAAGGGATGACCATTATTTTGGTGACGCATGTGATGGATGATGTCGCTGATTTCGCTGATTATGTCTATGTGATGGACAAGGGGAAATTGGTGGTATCTGGTCAGCCGAAAGAGGTTTTTCAGCAGGTTGAATTCTTGGAGTCTATCAAATTAGGTGTTCCAAAAATTACAAAATTTGCGGCTAATTTAGAACGTCGGGGGTTTGTTTTTGAACAATTGCCGATTACAATAGACGAATTTAGGGAGGTGGTGTCAGGTGGATAA
- a CDS encoding energy-coupling factor transporter transmembrane component T family protein has translation MDKLILGRYIPGNSLLHRLDPRSKLLAMFLFLLVIFWANNLVTNLVLIGFVFGLIGLSSIKFSFFLNGLKPMIGIILFTTFFQLFFTGGGRIYWQFWIFQLTEHGVTQAAIIFARFVLIIIFSTLLTLTTTPLSLADGIESGLAPLARFKVPVHEIGLMLSMSLRFVPTLMDDTTRIMNAQRARGVDFGEGNLIQKVKSVIPILIPLFASSFKRAYALATAMEARGYQGGEGRTKYRVLKWTYLDSLAILVMLGISAVLFILKS, from the coding sequence GTGGATAAACTCATTTTGGGTCGCTATATTCCAGGCAATTCTCTCCTGCATCGCCTGGATCCTCGTAGCAAACTCTTGGCTATGTTTCTCTTTTTGTTGGTGATTTTTTGGGCCAATAATTTGGTCACTAATCTGGTTTTAATCGGTTTTGTCTTCGGTCTGATTGGTTTGTCTTCCATCAAATTTTCCTTTTTCTTGAATGGTTTGAAGCCTATGATTGGTATTATTCTCTTTACCACTTTCTTTCAATTGTTCTTTACAGGTGGTGGCAGGATTTACTGGCAATTTTGGATTTTTCAATTGACCGAACACGGCGTGACTCAGGCAGCCATCATCTTTGCACGGTTCGTATTAATTATCATTTTTTCAACACTCTTGACCTTGACAACAACGCCCTTGAGTTTGGCAGATGGCATTGAGTCAGGCTTGGCACCTTTGGCAAGATTCAAGGTACCTGTCCATGAAATTGGCTTGATGCTGTCCATGAGTTTGCGTTTTGTACCGACCTTGATGGATGATACAACACGCATCATGAATGCGCAGCGGGCGCGTGGTGTTGATTTTGGAGAAGGCAATTTGATTCAAAAGGTCAAATCTGTGATTCCGATTTTGATCCCACTATTTGCGTCTAGTTTTAAACGTGCATACGCTTTAGCAACGGCAATGGAAGCCCGTGGTTACCAAGGAGGAGAGGGAAGAACCAAGTATCGCGTTCTCAAATGGACCTACTTAGATAGTCTCGCTATTTTAGTTATGCTCGGAATCAGTGCGGTCTTATTCATTTTAAAAAGTTAA
- the pgsA gene encoding CDP-diacylglycerol--glycerol-3-phosphate 3-phosphatidyltransferase: protein MKKENIPNALTLGRIAIIPIFIISLTLWQSGAGMAFAALLFALASATDYLDGYLARKWQVVTNFGKFADPMADKILVMTAFIMLVELSLAPAWVVAIIICRELAVTGLRLLLVENGGTVLAAAMPGKIKTFSQMFAIIFLLLQWQLLGQITLYVALFFTLYSGYDYFKGASFLFKDTFK, encoded by the coding sequence ATGAAAAAAGAAAATATTCCCAATGCCCTTACCTTAGGTCGCATTGCAATTATCCCAATTTTTATTATTAGTCTTACCCTATGGCAGTCAGGAGCTGGGATGGCCTTTGCTGCCCTTCTCTTTGCTTTGGCAAGTGCGACAGATTATCTAGATGGCTACCTGGCACGGAAATGGCAGGTTGTAACGAATTTCGGTAAGTTTGCTGATCCGATGGCGGATAAGATTTTAGTGATGACTGCCTTTATCATGTTGGTGGAACTATCCTTAGCTCCAGCCTGGGTGGTTGCGATTATCATCTGCCGTGAGTTGGCAGTGACAGGTCTGCGTCTGCTTTTAGTGGAAAATGGTGGGACGGTTTTGGCAGCAGCTATGCCTGGTAAAATTAAGACATTTTCGCAAATGTTTGCGATTATTTTCCTCCTCTTGCAGTGGCAGTTATTGGGACAAATCACTCTGTATGTAGCCCTCTTCTTTACCTTATATTCGGGTTATGACTATTTCAAAGGAGCGTCTTTCTTATTTAAGGACACGTTTAAGTAA
- the recF gene encoding DNA replication/repair protein RecF (All proteins in this family for which functions are known are DNA-binding proteins that assist the filamentation of RecA onto DNA for the initiation of recombination or recombinational repair.) yields MWLKSLQIQHFRNYEQLTIDFHQGLNVFLGQNAQGKTNILEAIYFLALTRSHRTRTDKDLLQFNQSTLSLQGVLERTSGTIPLDIHLTEKGRITKVNHLKQSKLSDYIGHMNVVLFAPEDLQLIKGAPALRRKFMDVELGQIKPIYLSDLTNYNHTLKQRNAYLKSTEKVDENFLSVLDQQLAEYGSRVILHRLEFLKKLEEFGSQKVYELSNHIEQLTIQYQASFNFTDTDNLIDTFLTELSNCRKRDLFKKNTGVGPHRDDIAFFINDMNAHYGSQGQHRSLVLSLKLAEIELMKEITREYPILLLDDVMSELDNGRQLKLLETISNTIQTFITTTSLDHLVNLPESLKIFHIQAGNISDTQE; encoded by the coding sequence ATGTGGCTAAAATCTCTACAAATACAGCATTTTCGCAACTATGAACAACTGACCATTGATTTCCATCAGGGGCTAAATGTCTTTTTGGGGCAAAATGCCCAAGGTAAGACCAATATCCTAGAAGCAATCTACTTTCTAGCACTCACACGTAGTCACCGGACAAGAACAGACAAGGATCTCCTTCAATTCAATCAGTCCACCCTCAGTTTACAAGGAGTCTTAGAACGCACTAGTGGAACCATCCCTCTAGACATTCATTTGACAGAGAAGGGCCGCATCACCAAAGTCAATCATCTCAAACAATCTAAACTTTCCGATTACATCGGCCATATGAACGTTGTCTTGTTTGCGCCAGAAGATTTACAGCTAATTAAAGGAGCTCCAGCCCTTCGAAGAAAATTTATGGATGTAGAACTGGGCCAAATCAAACCTATCTATCTATCTGACTTGACCAACTACAATCATACGCTCAAGCAACGGAACGCCTATCTAAAATCAACAGAAAAAGTTGATGAGAACTTTCTTTCCGTCTTAGATCAACAGCTTGCGGAATATGGCAGTCGTGTCATTCTCCATCGACTCGAATTTCTAAAGAAATTAGAAGAGTTTGGTAGTCAAAAGGTTTATGAACTTTCCAACCATATTGAACAATTGACCATTCAATACCAGGCTAGCTTTAACTTTACAGATACTGACAATTTGATTGACACTTTCTTGACAGAATTGTCAAATTGTCGTAAAAGGGACCTTTTCAAAAAAAATACAGGTGTGGGGCCTCATCGAGATGATATTGCCTTTTTCATCAACGATATGAATGCCCACTATGGCAGTCAAGGCCAACACCGCAGTCTCGTCCTCTCTCTTAAATTAGCAGAGATTGAACTAATGAAAGAAATCACCAGAGAGTACCCTATCTTACTATTGGACGACGTGATGAGTGAGTTGGACAATGGGCGCCAGTTAAAATTGCTCGAAACCATTTCTAATACCATTCAAACCTTTATCACAACTACCTCACTAGACCATCTAGTCAATCTCCCAGAAAGTTTAAAAATCTTTCATATTCAGGCTGGAAACATCTCTGATACACAAGAATAA